A genomic stretch from Croceibacterium aestuarii includes:
- a CDS encoding diacylglycerol/lipid kinase family protein has product MSDGIKTFDELPRPAPGSSAAAGDARSTPRAVPLVGVIRNRRSYRNRGREQGAAPGADVIVETTTKRRELFGVLDSFAAKGVDYLAISGGDGTVRDVLTCGAAIFGDDWPTLIVLPKGKTNALAADIGAPDHWSLASAMESARAGRSVTRCPLIVSEAADPQSRVQGFLLGGGVFHRTIRLGQDAHRWGAFNAAAVGLTAAWALGQALLAGNDNPWRQRSLLRITLPGNEPLPGGDQRYVMIASTLENFPLGLKPFGDLREGLKASVLDTAARRSLLRLPLVAIGRRNRESGYHCFAADCFGFETDEPFILDGEAFPPGNYRVSTGPSLTFVAP; this is encoded by the coding sequence ATGAGCGACGGCATCAAGACCTTCGACGAGCTGCCGCGGCCGGCGCCGGGCTCGAGCGCCGCGGCGGGTGACGCGCGCAGCACCCCCCGCGCCGTCCCTTTGGTCGGGGTCATCCGCAATCGCCGCAGTTATCGCAACAGAGGCCGCGAGCAGGGCGCGGCGCCCGGTGCCGATGTCATTGTCGAAACGACGACCAAGCGCCGCGAGCTGTTCGGAGTGCTCGATTCCTTCGCTGCCAAGGGAGTCGACTACCTCGCCATTTCCGGCGGCGACGGCACGGTGCGCGACGTCCTTACGTGCGGGGCTGCCATCTTCGGCGACGACTGGCCAACGCTCATCGTCCTGCCCAAGGGCAAGACCAATGCCCTCGCCGCAGATATCGGTGCGCCCGACCACTGGTCGCTCGCCTCGGCGATGGAATCCGCCCGTGCGGGCAGGTCTGTGACGCGGTGCCCGCTGATCGTGTCGGAGGCCGCCGATCCGCAGTCGCGGGTACAGGGCTTCCTGCTGGGCGGCGGGGTGTTCCACCGCACCATTCGGCTCGGACAGGACGCGCATCGCTGGGGCGCGTTCAACGCCGCCGCCGTCGGCCTGACTGCGGCCTGGGCGCTCGGCCAGGCGCTCCTGGCGGGGAACGATAACCCATGGCGCCAGCGCTCGCTCCTGCGGATTACCCTGCCCGGCAACGAGCCTCTCCCGGGCGGCGACCAGCGCTATGTCATGATTGCCTCGACCCTCGAAAATTTCCCGCTCGGGCTCAAGCCGTTCGGCGACCTCCGCGAAGGACTCAAGGCGAGCGTTCTCGACACCGCGGCGCGGCGCAGTCTGCTGCGCTTGCCGCTGGTCGCAATCGGTCGCCGCAATCGGGAAAGCGGCTATCACTGCTTTGCCGCCGATTGCTTCGGCTTCGAGACCGACGAGCCGTTCATCCTCGACGGCGAGGCCTTTCCCCCGGGCAACTACCGCGTCTCGACCGGCCCCTCGCTGACCTTCGTCGCGCCGTGA
- a CDS encoding CDP-alcohol phosphatidyltransferase family protein, with translation MSETEPAISVETVGANPVRLWGLDTGERVRRMAAKLGLGGTGAPVVLANAAYAFDPAWLAHVAAHPGVVLTLGEAPVLGHARGEQEAAGLRAAMRGEGPVPADLLSLAYEDGAAIENKALRKRERPFLMILTAETRRAIERASYFGAYKGVTDLLTKYLWPELALWLTRLAAWLGLSPNAVSAIGAVLCIAATVAFAHGQYWLGMAMGFVFMVLDTVDGKLARCTITSSRLGDVLDHGIDLVHPPFWWWFWTTGLSYWGLGLSEILFWWVQGAILGGYIVQRLIEGVFIARFGGIHIHVWERFDSRFRLVTARRNPNMVILFVSLLFGRPDIGIVAVAVWTVLSCAVHLVRLIQAAAQQRRGEPVISWLAQG, from the coding sequence ATGAGCGAGACCGAGCCTGCCATTTCCGTCGAAACCGTCGGCGCCAACCCGGTCCGGCTGTGGGGTCTCGACACCGGCGAACGCGTGCGCCGGATGGCGGCTAAGTTGGGGCTCGGCGGGACCGGCGCGCCGGTCGTGCTGGCCAATGCCGCATACGCTTTCGATCCCGCCTGGCTGGCCCATGTCGCCGCTCATCCCGGCGTGGTGCTGACGTTAGGCGAAGCGCCGGTGCTGGGTCACGCACGCGGCGAGCAGGAGGCTGCGGGCCTGCGCGCCGCGATGCGGGGTGAGGGACCGGTGCCCGCAGACCTGCTTTCGCTGGCTTACGAGGACGGCGCTGCGATCGAGAACAAGGCCCTGCGCAAGCGCGAGCGCCCCTTCCTCATGATCCTGACCGCCGAGACCCGCCGGGCGATCGAGCGGGCGAGCTATTTCGGCGCCTACAAGGGCGTCACCGACCTATTGACTAAATACCTCTGGCCCGAGCTGGCGCTGTGGCTGACGCGGCTTGCCGCTTGGCTCGGGCTCAGCCCCAATGCGGTGAGCGCAATCGGCGCGGTGCTGTGCATCGCCGCGACCGTCGCCTTTGCGCACGGACAATACTGGCTCGGCATGGCGATGGGTTTCGTGTTCATGGTGCTCGATACCGTGGACGGCAAGCTGGCGCGCTGCACGATAACCTCGAGCCGGCTGGGCGACGTGCTCGACCACGGCATCGACCTCGTCCACCCGCCGTTCTGGTGGTGGTTCTGGACCACCGGCCTGAGCTATTGGGGCCTTGGCCTTTCCGAGATCCTCTTCTGGTGGGTCCAGGGCGCGATTCTCGGCGGCTATATCGTGCAGCGGCTGATCGAGGGGGTCTTCATCGCCCGGTTCGGCGGCATTCACATCCATGTCTGGGAAAGGTTCGACAGCCGCTTCCGGCTGGTCACGGCGAGGCGCAATCCGAACATGGTGATCCTGTTCGTTTCGCTGCTGTTCGGCCGCCCCGATATCGGCATCGTCGCGGTGGCGGTGTGGACCGTGCTGAGCTGCGCCGTGCACCTCGTGCGGCTGATTCAGGCTGCGGCGCAGCAGCGACGGGGCGAGCCGGTCATCTCGTGGCTGGCGCAAGGGTGA
- a CDS encoding HIT family protein has translation MNETIRKFGWPATLIKEFDHWVVLLRPAQPTLGSLVLAAKSDATAFGDLPGEAHAELKTITAAIEAALRDFTGYAKLNYLMLMMVDPHVHFHVIARYEGEREFGGVAFADAGWPGVPQLGDAVKPDERMRTALVAELTRRFG, from the coding sequence ATGAACGAAACGATCCGGAAATTCGGCTGGCCGGCAACGCTGATCAAGGAATTCGACCACTGGGTCGTGCTGCTGCGCCCCGCCCAGCCAACGCTCGGAAGCCTCGTGCTAGCGGCCAAGAGCGACGCGACCGCGTTCGGTGACCTGCCGGGCGAGGCGCATGCCGAACTCAAGACGATCACCGCGGCGATCGAGGCCGCGCTCCGCGATTTCACCGGCTATGCGAAGCTCAACTACCTGATGCTGATGATGGTAGACCCCCACGTCCATTTCCACGTCATCGCGCGCTACGAAGGCGAACGCGAGTTTGGCGGGGTCGCTTTCGCCGACGCCGGCTGGCCCGGGGTGCCGCAGCTCGGCGATGCGGTTAAGCCCGACGAGAGGATGCGCACGGCACTCGTCGCCGAACTGACGAGGCGGTTCGGCTGA
- a CDS encoding glycosyl transferase — MPRLNVSLIGGEHQLAHVLPVAAELHRRGRVEVMAYAAPGATRVAHQLCNDIGLPEVPIREMSLPAALAVLPRSWHKGLRVVRWAGPLRDADALLTAERTTTLLKSLPGKCPPLLHIPHGAGDRAKGFERRIARFDMVFVAGEKDRERMLAEGLVTPERCLAVGGVKLAAMSRMGLERSRPFASKRPAILYNPHFESALSSFSTFAERLRAFVLAGDEYDLVIAPHVRLAEHWSDAERANWEARAVPGRVIVDLGSEHSFNMDYTLGCDIYVGDVSSQVYEFLVRPRPCLFLNAHAAEWRGNADYAMWAFGPVIGPDDDIGPGIARAIREQPARKKEQEAAVVAAVGRHPWLEGETGPDAIEKAADAIEALLA, encoded by the coding sequence GTGCCCCGGCTCAACGTTTCCCTGATCGGCGGCGAGCACCAGCTCGCGCACGTCCTGCCGGTCGCGGCCGAGCTGCACCGCCGCGGAAGGGTCGAAGTCATGGCCTACGCGGCGCCGGGCGCGACCCGCGTAGCGCACCAGTTGTGCAACGACATCGGCTTGCCCGAAGTGCCGATCCGGGAGATGAGCTTGCCCGCGGCGCTCGCGGTCTTGCCGCGCAGCTGGCACAAGGGGCTGCGCGTGGTGCGCTGGGCCGGGCCGCTGCGCGATGCGGACGCGCTGCTCACCGCGGAGCGCACGACCACCTTGTTGAAATCGCTGCCGGGCAAATGTCCGCCGCTGTTGCATATCCCCCACGGTGCAGGCGACCGGGCAAAGGGGTTCGAGCGCAGGATCGCCCGGTTCGACATGGTCTTCGTCGCCGGCGAGAAGGATCGAGAGCGAATGCTGGCCGAGGGACTGGTCACGCCCGAGCGTTGCCTGGCGGTCGGCGGGGTCAAGCTCGCGGCGATGAGCCGCATGGGTCTGGAGCGCAGCCGGCCGTTCGCCTCGAAGCGGCCGGCGATACTCTACAACCCGCACTTCGAAAGCGCGCTTTCCTCGTTCTCGACATTCGCCGAACGTCTGCGGGCGTTCGTGCTGGCGGGCGACGAATACGATCTGGTAATTGCCCCCCATGTCCGGCTCGCCGAACACTGGAGCGACGCCGAACGCGCGAACTGGGAAGCGCGCGCCGTTCCCGGGCGCGTCATCGTCGACCTCGGCTCGGAGCATTCGTTCAACATGGATTACACGCTGGGCTGCGATATCTACGTCGGCGACGTGAGCAGCCAGGTGTACGAGTTTCTCGTTCGCCCGCGGCCCTGTCTGTTCCTGAACGCCCACGCGGCGGAGTGGCGGGGCAATGCCGATTACGCGATGTGGGCGTTCGGGCCGGTCATCGGGCCCGACGACGACATCGGGCCAGGAATCGCACGCGCCATTCGCGAGCAGCCGGCGCGCAAGAAGGAGCAGGAAGCGGCCGTCGTCGCTGCGGTGGGGCGCCACCCCTGGCTCGAGGGCGAAACCGGTCCCGATGCTATCGAGAAGGCCGCCGACGCTATCGAAGCGTTGCTCGCCTAG
- a CDS encoding phosphocholine cytidylyltransferase family protein, producing MIENAILLSAGQGSRLLPLTAERPKCLIDFSGRSLLGWQIEMLARGGVKRIDVVTGFMTDMVETHLAEIADPRAEVHVHFNPFYKVADNLGSCWIVRERMAAGDFLILNGDTLVCEEIVARVQQGSPWPVTVTVDVKDEYDSDDMKVEHAADGRLVHIGKTLTAERSNAESIGFLAFRGEGTELFREAVRQAMRTPDGVNHWYLKVIDTLAASGKVGTCSIEGLAWAEVDYLNDIEDATALTASWV from the coding sequence ATGATCGAGAACGCCATCCTGCTGAGCGCCGGCCAGGGCAGCCGCCTGCTTCCGCTGACCGCCGAACGCCCGAAATGCCTGATCGACTTCTCCGGCCGCTCGCTGCTCGGCTGGCAGATCGAGATGCTCGCCCGCGGCGGCGTGAAGCGGATCGACGTCGTCACCGGCTTCATGACCGACATGGTCGAGACGCATCTCGCCGAAATCGCCGATCCGCGGGCGGAAGTCCACGTCCACTTCAACCCGTTCTACAAGGTTGCCGACAATCTCGGCTCATGCTGGATCGTGCGCGAACGGATGGCCGCTGGCGACTTCCTCATACTCAACGGCGACACGCTGGTCTGCGAAGAGATCGTCGCCAGGGTCCAGCAGGGTTCGCCTTGGCCGGTGACCGTGACCGTCGACGTCAAGGATGAATACGACAGCGACGACATGAAGGTCGAGCACGCCGCCGACGGGCGGCTGGTGCATATCGGCAAGACGCTGACGGCCGAACGCTCGAACGCGGAGTCGATCGGATTCCTCGCCTTCCGCGGCGAAGGGACGGAACTGTTTCGCGAGGCGGTGCGGCAGGCCATGCGCACGCCCGACGGCGTCAATCACTGGTACCTGAAAGTCATCGACACCCTCGCCGCCAGCGGCAAGGTCGGCACCTGTTCGATCGAGGGACTGGCTTGGGCCGAGGTCGATTACCTCAACGATATCGAGGATGCGACCGCCCTGACCGCCAGTTGGGTCTAG
- a CDS encoding lipopolysaccharide biosynthesis protein, whose protein sequence is MPAPTQPRSLLGRMLANTAWLLGGKGFGAVCSLVYLAILARSLGLKDFGHFSLIFGSAQALVALSGLQTWRVVVRYGAGHVHAGNWAAFGRLSMLSALLDLGSALLGVVVAWLIYFQFSDALDLNPKYLVAAFWFTVASLFALVSTPTGIVRALDRFDLGVYVEALVPTLRLVAAVAIWLVDPKVVYFLAAWAAIDLIEAAGYWMLSRRLCPESVSLRHLKDWRLATDDNPGIVRFSLVAFASSTLDAAVKQGPLLAVGYLVGTRAAGLYRLAAQLSQGLGKLSVLLTRAAYAEINRARVSAEHAEFRRLVRQTSLIAAAAGAVVVVLAVVLGEPLLDLIGGSDFDAGYAVLVPLTFAASLELASVAFEPVLHSTGHARYALFGRLAGFVVLAGAIGWLAGSATAVTVAIAVAVGGVATYVALGALAWYVMARLPAYSPAAPAAGEAP, encoded by the coding sequence ATGCCTGCCCCTACCCAGCCCCGATCGCTGCTCGGCCGCATGCTGGCGAACACCGCCTGGCTGCTGGGCGGCAAGGGTTTCGGGGCGGTGTGCAGCCTCGTTTACCTCGCAATTCTCGCCCGTTCGCTCGGGCTGAAGGATTTCGGCCACTTCTCGCTCATTTTCGGCTCCGCGCAGGCGCTCGTTGCCTTGTCGGGCCTGCAAACCTGGCGCGTCGTGGTACGGTATGGCGCCGGCCACGTGCATGCCGGCAACTGGGCTGCGTTCGGGCGGCTGTCGATGCTCTCGGCCCTGCTCGACCTCGGCAGTGCGCTGCTCGGCGTGGTCGTCGCCTGGCTTATCTACTTCCAGTTCAGCGACGCGCTCGACCTCAATCCCAAGTACCTCGTCGCCGCTTTCTGGTTCACCGTCGCCAGCCTCTTCGCGCTGGTTTCGACGCCGACCGGAATCGTGCGCGCGCTCGATCGCTTCGACCTCGGGGTCTATGTCGAGGCGCTGGTGCCCACCTTGCGCCTCGTTGCCGCGGTGGCGATCTGGCTCGTCGACCCCAAGGTGGTCTATTTCCTTGCCGCCTGGGCGGCGATCGATCTGATCGAGGCCGCGGGTTACTGGATGCTGTCGCGGCGGCTGTGCCCCGAATCTGTGAGTCTGCGACATCTCAAGGACTGGCGGCTGGCGACCGACGACAACCCGGGAATCGTGCGCTTCTCGCTCGTCGCGTTCGCCAGCTCGACGCTCGACGCTGCAGTCAAGCAGGGACCGCTGCTGGCGGTCGGATACCTCGTGGGCACCCGCGCCGCCGGCCTCTACCGCCTCGCAGCCCAGCTCAGCCAAGGGCTGGGCAAGCTCTCGGTGCTGCTGACGCGCGCCGCCTATGCCGAGATCAACCGCGCCCGCGTCTCCGCGGAGCACGCCGAATTCCGCCGCCTTGTGCGGCAGACCTCGCTGATCGCCGCTGCGGCCGGCGCGGTGGTGGTCGTTCTCGCGGTCGTGCTGGGCGAGCCGCTGCTCGACCTCATCGGCGGGTCCGACTTCGATGCCGGCTACGCGGTGCTCGTGCCGCTCACCTTCGCCGCCAGCCTCGAGCTCGCCAGCGTGGCCTTCGAACCGGTGCTGCATTCGACCGGGCACGCGCGCTATGCGCTGTTCGGGCGTCTCGCCGGGTTCGTGGTGCTGGCGGGCGCCATCGGCTGGCTCGCCGGCTCCGCGACCGCGGTGACCGTCGCGATCGCGGTCGCGGTCGGCGGGGTCGCCACCTATGTCGCGCTCGGTGCGCTGGCCTGGTACGTCATGGCGCGGCTCCCAGCCTATTCGCCTGCGGCGCCCGCGGCTGGCGAGGCGCCATGA
- a CDS encoding M20 metallopeptidase family protein: MLTKALLEDSRAIAGRITALRRAIHAEPELGLETPKTLAKVRDELADLPLEWREGSSCTGAVAVLNAGKPGKCVLLRGDMDALPMDELTGLDFASTIAGRMHACGHDTHTAMLAGAARVLAARANELAGEVRFMFQPGEEGFHGARFMIDDGLLGGGDDGVALPDAAFALHIMPNAPHDTIGGRAGTLLAAADMIDIKVTGRGGHASMPHDTRDPVPVACEIVMALQAMVTRRFDAAEAVVVTITQLDSGSAHNIVPDFARLKGTMRTLTPAARKAVREDIHRVAENIARAHDCTAEVLITEGFPPTICDPRAVDLAEQVATDLGGEFLRLEAPLMGAEDFSYVLEKVPGAMCFLGVAEAGADWRNCCSIHSSRMMVDETVLPRGAAFLAGCASAFLAAGDWPKANG, translated from the coding sequence ATGTTGACCAAGGCCCTGCTCGAAGACTCGCGCGCAATCGCCGGCCGCATCACTGCGCTGCGCCGCGCCATCCACGCCGAGCCCGAGCTCGGGCTGGAAACGCCGAAAACGCTGGCCAAGGTGCGGGACGAGCTTGCCGACCTGCCGCTCGAATGGCGCGAGGGGTCCTCGTGCACGGGCGCGGTGGCGGTGCTCAATGCGGGCAAACCCGGCAAGTGCGTGCTGCTGCGCGGGGACATGGACGCGCTGCCCATGGACGAGCTGACCGGGCTCGACTTCGCCTCGACGATAGCGGGGCGAATGCACGCCTGCGGGCACGACACGCACACGGCGATGCTGGCCGGCGCGGCACGGGTGCTGGCGGCGCGCGCGAACGAACTCGCCGGCGAGGTGCGCTTCATGTTCCAGCCGGGCGAGGAAGGGTTTCACGGCGCCCGTTTCATGATCGACGACGGATTGCTGGGCGGCGGCGATGACGGCGTGGCGCTGCCCGACGCCGCCTTCGCGCTCCATATCATGCCCAATGCGCCGCACGATACGATCGGCGGACGGGCGGGGACCCTGCTTGCGGCAGCCGACATGATCGACATCAAGGTCACCGGCCGCGGCGGCCATGCCTCGATGCCGCACGACACGCGCGACCCGGTCCCGGTGGCCTGCGAAATCGTCATGGCACTGCAGGCAATGGTCACCCGCCGGTTCGACGCGGCGGAGGCGGTGGTGGTGACGATAACCCAGCTCGATTCGGGCAGCGCGCATAACATCGTGCCCGATTTCGCCCGTCTCAAGGGCACTATGCGCACGCTGACGCCCGCTGCGCGCAAGGCCGTGCGCGAGGACATCCACCGCGTCGCAGAGAACATCGCCCGCGCGCACGATTGCACAGCCGAGGTGCTCATCACCGAGGGCTTCCCGCCGACGATTTGCGATCCGCGCGCCGTCGACCTTGCCGAGCAGGTCGCGACCGATCTCGGCGGCGAGTTCCTGCGTCTCGAAGCGCCGCTGATGGGGGCGGAAGACTTCTCCTACGTCCTCGAGAAGGTCCCCGGGGCAATGTGCTTTCTCGGCGTGGCCGAGGCCGGCGCCGACTGGCGCAACTGCTGCTCGATCCATTCGAGCCGGATGATGGTCGACGAAACTGTCCTGCCGCGCGGCGCGGCCTTCCTCGCCGGCTGCGCCAGCGCCTTCCTGGCGGCCGGAGACTGGCCGAAGGCAAACGGTTAA
- a CDS encoding PilZ domain-containing protein has translation MTQAASSTAPPVAELGSGEGSDQRTAARYTPLIRTAKLVGASGEFLCVVSDVSATGVSVRLFHPLPSDRALSLEMPNGDRLPLETVWEREGRAGFRFAAEVDLDRVLEGRGKWPKRPIRLNLELPVTLSGLTGRFDAELRNISLQGAQIECNTRLAIEQRLRMTGGGLPEVETKVRWRQGSTYGLIFDSLLQFADLARIAAYLQGLKSNQSGA, from the coding sequence ATGACGCAGGCCGCCAGCTCTACGGCGCCGCCCGTCGCTGAGCTTGGGTCCGGTGAGGGCTCCGATCAGCGGACAGCGGCTCGCTACACGCCGCTGATCCGCACCGCGAAGCTCGTCGGAGCTTCCGGCGAATTCCTCTGCGTGGTGAGCGACGTCTCGGCGACCGGTGTCAGCGTCCGCCTGTTCCACCCTCTGCCGTCCGATCGCGCTCTCTCGCTCGAGATGCCCAACGGCGATCGCCTGCCGCTCGAGACGGTGTGGGAAAGGGAAGGCCGGGCCGGTTTCCGTTTCGCCGCCGAAGTCGATCTCGACCGCGTCCTCGAAGGGCGCGGCAAGTGGCCCAAGCGGCCGATCCGGCTCAACCTCGAATTGCCGGTTACTCTGTCGGGGCTGACCGGGCGTTTCGATGCCGAACTGCGCAACATCTCGCTGCAGGGCGCGCAGATCGAATGCAACACGCGGCTGGCGATCGAGCAGCGCCTGCGCATGACCGGCGGCGGCCTTCCCGAGGTCGAGACCAAGGTGCGCTGGCGCCAGGGCAGCACGTACGGCCTGATCTTCGACAGCCTGCTGCAGTTCGCCGACCTCGCGCGGATCGCCGCCTATCTCCAGGGTTTGAAATCGAACCAGTCCGGCGCCTGA
- the msrB gene encoding peptide-methionine (R)-S-oxide reductase MsrB, translating to MTQTNATRRTALTWLGAGSAATFLAACGSAPASAKTFKVSYTDAEWKKRLTKDQYDVLRHEATERPFSSPLNDEHRKGTFVCAGCKNELYSSATKFESGTGWPSFWKPLPGAVGTSTDFKLGYPRTEVHCADCGGHLGHVFKDGPKPTGLRYCMNGDAMLFRPA from the coding sequence ATGACCCAAACCAACGCCACCCGCCGCACCGCCCTGACCTGGCTCGGAGCCGGGTCGGCCGCCACGTTCCTCGCCGCCTGCGGATCCGCGCCGGCCTCGGCCAAGACCTTCAAGGTCTCCTACACCGACGCCGAATGGAAGAAGCGCCTGACCAAGGATCAGTACGACGTGCTGCGCCACGAAGCGACCGAGCGGCCGTTCAGCTCGCCGCTCAACGACGAACACCGCAAGGGCACCTTCGTGTGTGCCGGGTGCAAGAACGAGCTCTATTCGAGCGCGACCAAGTTCGAAAGCGGCACCGGCTGGCCAAGTTTCTGGAAGCCGCTGCCGGGGGCGGTGGGCACCTCGACCGACTTCAAGCTCGGCTATCCGCGCACCGAAGTACACTGCGCCGATTGCGGCGGGCACCTGGGCCACGTTTTCAAGGATGGCCCCAAGCCGACAGGCCTACGCTACTGCATGAACGGCGACGCGATGCTGTTTCGCCCCGCCTGA
- a CDS encoding ABC transporter permease, producing the protein MSEQTPKSRLSLLAAAAVIARRDFTAILFSRVFFFFLLGPLFPIIVGALAGGIGSSLDSSAGEPEIAIAMSASDEARLFAAHKSLRAQLGPAMPQIREVAQVPEGETYDARALLARRDSNIAAVLSGTLEHPVLTAPESRLTAFRGSVALLAATALGKSPQAFPPVATQVVATSGASAKRARLATAQAGQTLLFLLIMLLAGMVLSNLVEEKANKIIEILAAAIPMDSVFMGKLFAMLGVSLVGIALWGTVIGSLVTLADMQGPVASFVDLSKLPEPGVGWPLFFLFGVIYFSMGYLLLGSIFLAIGSLATTVREVQTMSMPVTMSQVLLFFFASYAMGKPGEPVELLAIAFPLSSPFAMLARAALDDAVLPHVFAVLWQALWVYIAVRLGARLFRKRVMKSGPQPVKRKKRFALLRRSALETADGLARNM; encoded by the coding sequence ATGAGCGAGCAGACCCCCAAGTCGCGCCTCTCGCTGCTCGCCGCGGCGGCGGTCATTGCCCGGCGCGATTTTACCGCCATCCTGTTCAGCCGGGTCTTCTTCTTCTTTCTCCTCGGGCCGCTGTTCCCGATCATCGTCGGCGCGCTCGCCGGCGGCATCGGCAGTTCGCTCGATTCGAGCGCCGGCGAGCCCGAGATCGCCATCGCCATGAGCGCCTCCGACGAAGCCCGGCTGTTCGCTGCGCACAAGTCGCTGCGCGCCCAGCTCGGCCCGGCCATGCCGCAGATTCGCGAAGTCGCGCAGGTGCCCGAGGGCGAGACCTATGACGCGCGCGCACTGCTGGCCCGGCGTGACAGCAACATCGCTGCGGTCCTCTCGGGGACACTCGAGCACCCGGTGCTAACCGCACCCGAAAGCCGCCTGACCGCGTTCCGCGGCAGCGTCGCCCTGCTCGCGGCCACTGCACTGGGCAAGTCGCCCCAGGCCTTCCCGCCGGTTGCCACGCAGGTCGTCGCGACCAGCGGCGCCTCGGCCAAGCGAGCCCGCCTCGCCACCGCGCAGGCGGGGCAGACCCTGCTATTCCTGCTGATCATGCTGCTCGCCGGCATGGTGCTGTCGAATCTCGTCGAGGAAAAGGCCAACAAGATCATCGAGATTCTCGCCGCGGCGATCCCGATGGACTCGGTGTTCATGGGCAAGCTGTTCGCCATGCTCGGCGTATCGCTGGTCGGCATTGCTTTGTGGGGCACGGTGATCGGCAGCCTCGTCACCCTTGCGGACATGCAGGGGCCGGTCGCCAGCTTCGTCGACTTGAGCAAGCTGCCCGAGCCGGGGGTGGGCTGGCCGCTCTTCTTCCTGTTCGGAGTGATCTATTTCTCGATGGGCTACCTGCTGCTCGGCTCGATCTTCCTCGCCATCGGCTCGCTGGCAACGACGGTGCGCGAAGTGCAGACGATGTCGATGCCGGTGACCATGAGCCAGGTGCTTCTCTTCTTCTTCGCCAGCTACGCGATGGGCAAGCCAGGCGAACCGGTCGAACTGCTGGCCATCGCCTTCCCGCTGTCCTCGCCCTTCGCGATGCTCGCCCGCGCTGCGCTCGACGATGCGGTGCTGCCGCACGTTTTCGCGGTGCTATGGCAGGCGCTGTGGGTCTACATCGCGGTGCGCCTCGGCGCCCGGCTGTTCCGCAAGCGGGTGATGAAATCCGGCCCGCAACCGGTGAAGAGGAAGAAGCGCTTCGCCCTTCTCCGCCGGTCTGCACTGGAAACGGCTGACGGGCTCGCCCGGAACATGTAG
- a CDS encoding ABC transporter ATP-binding protein: MDAALGQTSPARNASGRLAIEARGLVKRFDGTLAVDGIDLSVPVGAIYGILGPNGAGKTTTLRMILGIIDPDSGVRRVLGHDRPSEIARLIGYLPEERGLYPSMKAYEAIAFMGALRGLPLKRGRVRGRELLEEHGLPADRQIRQMSKGMAQQVQLLGTLVHEPQLVVLDEPFSGLDAINQGKLERLIRDLAAEGTTVIFSTHVIAHAERLCDEVAIIAGGKVPYAGSVDAARDRIPAQVRLETRSKDGPWRAALPPATRAEGNFWNFPLPESGIEPLLRALIEGEAGILSLSIERAGLHDAFVAIAGEAAARALEEESPVGVRR; encoded by the coding sequence ATGGACGCAGCGCTAGGCCAGACCTCCCCAGCTCGCAATGCATCCGGCCGGCTGGCTATCGAGGCTCGCGGGCTGGTCAAGCGCTTCGACGGCACGCTTGCGGTCGACGGGATCGACCTTTCGGTGCCGGTGGGCGCGATCTACGGCATCCTGGGGCCCAATGGCGCGGGCAAGACGACGACGCTGCGCATGATCCTTGGCATCATCGATCCGGATTCGGGCGTGCGCCGTGTGCTCGGGCACGACCGACCGAGCGAAATTGCCCGGCTGATCGGCTACCTGCCCGAAGAGCGCGGGCTCTATCCGTCGATGAAGGCCTACGAGGCGATCGCCTTCATGGGCGCGCTGCGCGGTCTGCCGCTCAAGCGAGGGCGGGTTCGCGGCCGCGAGCTGCTCGAGGAGCACGGGCTGCCGGCCGACCGGCAGATCCGGCAGATGTCGAAGGGCATGGCGCAGCAGGTCCAGCTGCTCGGCACGCTGGTCCACGAGCCGCAGCTGGTGGTGCTCGACGAACCGTTCTCGGGCCTCGACGCGATCAACCAGGGCAAGCTCGAACGCCTGATCCGCGATCTTGCGGCCGAAGGCACGACTGTGATCTTCTCGACCCACGTCATCGCCCATGCCGAGCGCTTGTGCGACGAAGTGGCGATCATTGCCGGGGGCAAGGTGCCGTACGCCGGCTCGGTCGACGCCGCGCGCGACCGCATTCCGGCGCAGGTCCGGCTCGAGACGCGCAGCAAGGACGGCCCGTGGCGCGCCGCGCTGCCGCCTGCGACCCGCGCCGAGGGCAATTTCTGGAACTTTCCCCTCCCCGAAAGCGGCATCGAGCCGCTGCTGCGCGCGTTGATCGAGGGCGAGGCGGGCATCCTCTCGCTGTCGATCGAACGGGCCGGATTGCACGACGCCTTCGTCGCCATTGCCGGCGAGGCCGCGGCCCGCGCGCTCGAAGAGGAAAGCCCGGTCGGGGTGCGCCGATGA